ACAGCTCGGAAGTAAATTGTTTTAAGAATAAGGTTTCCTTGGGGTTATGGCTATGGAGAGAGTTGGGGCTGGGCTAGTGGTTCAGAAGGTCTTGCGCCAAGTTTTATCCAAGCTCTGGAGCACATTCCTCTGGTTCTAAAGTGTCTGTTTGAGGTTTTATTGCGGTTATTAATTTGAATTAATTAGCGACAAATCTGTGGGAGAAGGGGGTTGTAGAAGGAGAATGAGAACGGATGGGTATTAGACTTTGGGCTGTGATAAATGGAAAGGTCCTGAAGGACTTTAAGCACAAATTTATATTGTACTCGTTTAAATGTTGGTGTCAAAAGGGTATTTCTCTTGGCATGATTGAAGTTCTCAATGCGCTCACTAGGTAGTTCTACAGAGCCTGTTCATGGGGTTTCCGATTTAAATATATCCGAAAGGTTTTCTTCTGAATGGCCAGCGACTTTTGTCGCAGACTATAGGAGGTCATTAGATCAGATCTACATATAAAAGagcaaagaaaaataatatGTTGGTATATCCTAGTCGAAAGGCACATCTAAGTGGCCCTCTTACTGCGCTCAGATTATAATTCAGTATAAATTGCCCATACTACTCTATGGATCTATAATTACGAcatttgtacatacatacatatatactctTACTCGTTTCAATGTTTGAGAGAGCTGGTGTGCATGTGTGCCTAATGAGGTCTGCATTCTGTATTGTTTGATTCCGCTCGGTATCGTTTTTCCCAAAGGGACTACTACCGCATGAAGGGACTACAGGAGGAACAGTGGGCTGTTTTAAAGGGCATTTTCGTGGTTAATGGATGCATGGCATTCATTAAATGACAAATTTTCAACCAAGAGCAATGAGAGTCAGTCAGATGAACTAATTGATAGGAAACAGCACAACATGCCATGTCGTTTCGTGGCATTTTCATTTAGTTTTCAATTAGATTTCTCAATTAcggaaaattaaataaatttaaagtaAAAAGTATTCCCACCAATAGAATAATTAATAGGAAACTccaactttaacattattttCTACCAATTCAATATTCATTTCCTATCGAacgcacaaaaaaaaatattatatttaccaaacaaaaaacaaatagTCGAAGCATTATAATTTAAAGCAATTTAAAAACAGCATTTAACTTGAATAtctattctttttttttgcatcTGATATTTCTATCAcacaatttaaaagtcaattgaaaataaatgcttcaaaataagaaaaacaaatatatGTGTACATATTTATTGCCAGAGATTCCACTCTTCAACGCGTACATTAAATGatataaaaataattaatgGTAAAAAAAGAGAACCTATTTATAGTCCCTTTTTTACTGAGCTGCCATGGAAATGATTTTTATTCTCGTCACTTGGCTCGTAATCATTTATTTGGCCACTCTGCGGTTAATTTAATTtgaaacataaataaatataaatataaataagtgCATGAATATATATTCTCAAACGAAAACCGAGTGCGAAATCCAATTGCCTGTGGGTGCTGCCTGCGTATGCGTATGCGGATGAGTAATATATTTATCATACGACCCCTTGGCGATTTTTTTGGCACTGAATTTGGTGCGGCCTTTTCATTTCATAACTACTGCTAAACGGTACGCTTTTGCCGATGCTGCTTTACTGTCGACTTAATTTTTTTGCGGTTCATACTGACTCGGTTCTACACGGAAACTCTGACACCGTTGGGGACAATTTTTTTCACTCTTTTTATATAAAAGCCAATCGATTAAATGGGATTAACAATATTAGATTTTTGCATtggagttttatttaatgggCTTATACGATTACGTGCCCTTGTTTGTTTCTCGTCGGTAAAAAAGGCATCGTATAACGTCAGGATAAGTAATGATGTAACATCAATCAAATTGGGAGGGTTCCAGGCAAATTCAACTTACCGCTGCAAACAGTTCTCCCTTTCGCCCAATGCCAATTTAACAATATCCGCAAACACAGGAATAACAACCCAATCATTGGGTTTGCCCAATGCCGCTCCCGTTAATGGTGTGGCAGGCGATGATGTTGGTGGCTGCTCCGCATTGCTGTTGCCAGCCGCAGGCACGGTCGCTGTTTCCGGTGCCGACTTTGCATTCATACCGGAAGTGCCTGTTATGCCAACTGCTCGcccactcgcactcgcacttgTCGATGGTCTCTCGTCTAAGTCCATTGATGTGGTAGCTCCTCCTCCAGATGCTGTTGATTCTCCTTCTCCTCGTATTGATGGGGATGACTTGTCCTTAGCCTGCTTATCAGTCTTGAGACTTTGTGGTTGACCCTGTTTATTTAAGACGATTGCCTGTTTCTGCCACAAATGACCATGTCCCTCGGCATGTCGCAGCATGCAATCCAATTGTTGCACGTCACTTGCAATTTGCTCCACTGTAATCAAATCGAGATCCCTAAATGAACATCATTTGAAGCTGTAATCTTGATAGGagctttgtatttttttgtttctttcttgTTTTCTGTGTTGTAAAAGTTTATGGTTGTTCTGTTTGTGTGAGTTTTATGTCCGTAATTTTTCGCCGAGAAGCTTTTGATTGAATTTTATGAGCGACATTTGGCCTCTCGTTGATAACATATTAATTGGGATTTCTAAAGCCATCATGGGACTTTTTCGAGGAACTTTTTAGCAAACTAATGGTGTGTGACGCAAAGGTGAGAGAAATCGTAAAAGATCACAgatatttatttgaatttaatATATAAAGGACCATCTTTTGTGATCCAAAAGTAGGATCGTTCAGAAGAatttaatgtaatttaatatatagtataaatataatttaaaaATTTCCTTGTCAGCAATAATTTTGCCATCGCCGAATGGAAACTCATAAACATTTCAGCAGTCACTATAGAAATATACTGTGTTTTAACTGCAATTAAAGTTTCACAACGCCATTTGCCAGCGAAACGAGCCCATTTCGACGCCTTGCCACGTAATTTGTCCATTAAATTGAAGTCTATTTTAATTTCTAGTATTTATTCCCAAAATTTATGTCGGCGCACGTTCCAAGATTGTCCTTCCTCTCCGTTGGATGTTGTCTCGGTTTGGAACTGAGCGAAATGAGGCTTGGCTTTCACCTTGTTGTAGATTTAAATAAGGAAACGAGGTTAATTTACTTTGAGCGATGAAGTCTTAGTTTCTCTGAATACTAATTTTGTTGTAAGTTGTAATGTTGAAGCAAGGTTATAAAATATGAGGAAATGTGTGGAAAAGTTGAAAGAAAGTTTTTTTACCTCCAAAAAAACTTACTACAATCAATTAGGATTGTTGTCATTTAACATTGAGGGCGTGGTTTACTACAGATTTATTCAGCAAATTATGGTAATTATCGGCCACAACATTTGAATGTTTATTCGGGCTTCGACTCACTGTGATTTTCAGCCTCGCTTTTGCGGGAGATTCCAGAGATTCCATTCCAGAATGGCTGTGGCGTTATTTTAGTCACGCAAACAATACCGGGCCAGGCCACTCCACCGCTCCACGGTGCAGCTCCAGACCTCAATGGCACCACACTGGAATGGTGCTGTTCTAGGCAGAGCGATGGGATCCCAGGGTGCAGCATTCGAAATGAAAGATTTATTTGATTACGGAAGTTAGTTAGACGTTAGACGCGCGGACATGGATGGACCCACGTGACTTGGCTGAAATTTTAACGAGTCGCTTATACGACCAACTGGCAAACCGTCAATGGGACAGATACGAATGGCATAAGCTATAAGCCATCCCGCCTGGCTGCCCGACCGACTGCCTGCCTTGCTGGCTGCCTACCTCCTGATTTCCCATGCAAAGTCATATGAGTCTGTGGACGTGGAACTGGACAAGTAGTGCTCCGCATATTCAGTATGCATGCGCTTCGTTTAACTTGAGCATCGTGCCCGGTCTGACCCGTTGGTTTGGGCCAGGAGTGGACTGGAGCGGAGTAGTACGACTCCGACATGGTTATTAACCCATCTTTTTAGGTTCCTTCCGTATCCCCCCACTTACCTACGCCCTACACTGAAGGCTGAATCCTTCAAAACTACAATTTTCCATTGTAATATTTGCATTTAGCGGACTGGACCCAAGTCCGCTCTGTCCCACACAGAATTGTCTTTAAATTCAGTATCCACCAAGACCCGTGTTTTGTTTGTCGTTTTGTGTAACTGCGTTCGATTCTTGAGGTTTGATCTGGGTTCGGGTTTGAGTTTGGGAATGGGCTCTGTTGGCTGCCTTTTGGTTTGTGGTTTCTTGGCACGTGCCAGAAAATTCAACTTGGCAACTGTTCAAGAGCCTTAAGTGTTTACGACTAAGTAGGAACTGATTTGTATTCCATTTGGCGCTTACAATATATGGGTATAAGTGTACGGTTTTTGGGGAGAGTTACATTTAATAGGAAGTAGTTTTTGCTCCAAAAAAATTCTTTAGAATATATAGAATATTTAAGGAGAGCTATGTTCAGCTTTAAGTTTAAGAAAATTACTTTCTGTGATTTTACTAACTTTTTTTTAAGCTAAAAAGAAACACACTTCATGTATTCGGTTTCATTTTATTTGTAATGGTAAATGTATTctaaaataaaaccatttTACTTAACTAACTAAATGCTTGGCAAAACATTTTGCTTAATTACCGAAGAGCGTACCACAAAATTAATATCACATTGGCTGCGTTTGTGCGGATTTTTGGGTACATCGTATTAGACGACATCGTCTGCGACACGGTTGTGCCCAACTGATTTTGCGGCAAGCTGCAGACAAACAAAGAGAAAATTAATGGATAATAAAGTGTCAGTTTTCAATATGGCGAAAGATGTTTATAGGTACAGAAATTGTATGTGTATTTTACTTGGCAAACAACTATACGAGATGCGGAACACATGCTCTATTGCAGAGTTTATATCTAAAATATTGAAGTATCAATTTAGAGAAATTCAGAGATTTCCATGTCGTTTAGTTGGGAAAAATTTAAATGAATTATGCTTTGAAACATCGCCAAGGATGGTGATTGTAGTAATCACTCACCTCGATTTGCTAGACCCCCATTTCCAAGTCATATGTATCGTACGCTCCAGGATAGCTGTCTGGATTGCCGGCATCCAGGCAGCAGTAGTCGGTGTCGGAGCTGCAGCTGTTGGGGTGGCGGCAGTGACGACCGCGTGATTTTAACAGCACAGGCGACGATAGATATCTTACTGTCATGAGTTACATTACCATGTGTCACGTTCGGTCAGCAGCATGAGCATGGATCGAGCAGGTGAAAAGTTACCCTCCCTCATGGAAAGTCACGTGGGTGATACTGTGTGTTGGAGTCGTGCAATCAAAAGTCAATTTCGTAGGATTAGACGATCGACTGACGCGCACTGACCAAACGACTCTCGTATTCCGTTTCAATCCTTTGGGGTAGGCTTAGTTGACACTTCATTCCGTGTATCGTTTCTCGATTTTCCAATTTCCACAGCGGGCGGATTAGTTCTTGGGTTTTCCTCAATTCCTGCAACAGAAAAAGAGGCAAATCAGAAATGGAGTCGGTGATACGTATACTCTGGGCACACGCGGTGTCCAAGAGTCAACTATTCGGTACATCGCAGCACATTACTCATACGCCGTGTGGCTCTGGAACACTGGCCTGCTGGGAATGAAGAGGACGGTTACCTATTACTTGGGTCGATGGAAATCATCAAATCAAAAGGGACGAGTTAAGACCCGCAAACCCAAAAAACAATCATCCATGATGTATGGCTTGGTGCAAGGTTATCCAAGCAAAAGCATTTTTGGCCTTTATTTCCTCTTGAATGGAGTGAAAAAGGTCTTTCGTCTTGTGGCTATTAAATATGAACTCTGAACTTAATCCAGAAAAAATTACACAAATATATAAAAGGTAATCATTTCTTTTTTGTATTCTGTTCTCTCGTTTTATTTACGGCATCAAATGAACAAAGTAAGCCTTCCCAGAACAAAGAACAAAGAAATACAGAAATATGAAAATTGTGGCAGGTGGCCTTAAGGGAGATTAACCACGCACAAAAGATAACGACAGCTCGGCAGAGTGCAGCTTCATATGTATGAAATAtccattaaataaaaaatataaaaagatACATGAAAAGCATGAGGCAGCGTCTGAAGTACGGACGCGGATGCTGCTTAAAAGCAAATACCTATAGAGAGAGCACTCCCGCATCTGTCTGCCAACTGCTTACGGACAGAAGCAATCTAATCCAACAGGATCAGTCAGTCAGGTCAGTCACAAATTGCTAATTAACGCGACCACATTCATGAGCGCTTCATCTGTTGAGAGAATCCTTAAATTTTGCATACAATCTACTTTGATTTAGTTTTTGAATGTGGCCATGTCGACAGACTCAAATCTATGAAGGAGAGTGGCCATTTGTTAGCTataatttgttttttggttACTCTGCGACATGACCGCAAAAATAGTTGATTGCTGCACATGTTGGTCCTTTCATAGTTATACTTTGTTGACCTAGAATATCGTCGCTCCCCCATTGTCAAGCTCCATTATATATAACATACTTAGAGTGGAATGTATCTGCAGATGGCAGCCTGCTGTTTTGCTAGTCCACAACAAAAGGGTTCATTTGGTATCTGCTCATGTGCCAAGGCATGCAATTGTGTGAATGGAATTTTAACCAATTTTCAAtgattttaaatatttttagcTTGATTGTGAAACTCTCGAATGCAAATATGCAAAATATCTGAACAACAATCTGAACTTTGCCTAAAATCCGAACAAGTCCCGGTCGACAGTGGGTTGGGTACAGCGAGCAGCTGCTGCTAGTGTTCTATCAGCATAAAACTGATCAAAATAAACTGATGTCGTTGTAGCTAACAGCTAACAAGCTACCAACAAAAATTAGCAAGCATTAACATGTCTTTTGGAATGCATTAATGCACTAATCGTTCTGCCGCAAAATGAATTATCATAAGGCTATTATCACTCACTTATGTTCCTTAAACAATTGGCAGAGTTACCAAACAATCGCATAATGATTAAGTAAACCATTTAGGCTCAGCATAGACTCCTTCAGATAGTACTCGAACGTAACTGAATTTCATCAATTAATTATTTTCCGTGGTGCATGTAATCCAACAACACGTTCCGTAATTCATTACttaattgaaaatgaaatttatgAAAATTTTCTTGAGATGGCTTCAATGTTTTGACTGGCTTGGTAATGATacttatatttatttatacctCATTGGTCGTTATATTCGTTGCAATAATTCTGAAATTACAAGTTAATCAAGGGTTGCATACTTACTGGCGCAGTCAGTCAGGTGGAACCCTATGCGATACTACTTATTTATGTCCGTTTAGGTTGAGGAACATTTTCAGCTATTTAAATTTGTGtttattgatttttgtttgtttaaaaTTCGCCAAACTCCGCTacggttgctgctgctgacagCTGTATTCGATATTTAGTAAATACAAACACAGTAAATTTTCGAACATATAACATTTAGTTTTTCTATCGGATGGTGTTAAATCATTATTCCTTTTGTGTATTTTTCGTGGATTTGCTTAATTTATTGAAGGAATATTTAATTTCTTATAGCTCGTCTAtttttatacatatgtatgttaaTACATCAACGGATGACTGAAATATTTCACTTAACAAAACTGTTCTGATATATCCGCTCCCTAAGCCGCACTCTTACAGAATCAACGACAAACTAAAGTGCGGACCATCTTCGGCGGACATGTTAAAAACTGTTTGAATGCTCCGAAGCCGAACAGGGCTCCAAAAATGTTATAACAGAGGgaatttttttgtgtgtcCTGTAAAAACGCGTTGCCATCGAACATGCTCAAGGCTCCAACAGAAGATGGCGTTCGGTGGTTCGCTTGTGTGGAACTAACACAACTTCCACATTCCATTTGTTGATAAATATGAGGGAGGAGCTACATATATAGATGAAGAGCTACAAggataaattaaaaaaataaaaggtaatCATAAATAATTCAGCCATAGATAATGTGATCTCCTAATCCTATTCCTTTTTTTTacttattttaatttattctTCTGATGCAGGTCGTcagaatatacatacatatgtatgtaaagtATGTTCTCAAATCAGAGCAATATATTTTGACGATACAAGTACCTATAAAAGTGAATACCTATGTtcatataaaatatatgtatatatgtatatataataataataataataccaATGTAAATTCCCCACCCTGCTTCCTTTAGCCCTTTGAAACCATATAGCACCTTTCACAAATTATTACCTTACTACGCCTTTCATTTGCCAGAGTACGACCTGCTAGCTCGGCTTTCTTTTTTCTACTCGCACCCACATGCCTGGTTAGTCGTCGCAACAAATTGGCTGCCACGTTAACAGCACTCCGCCATCGCATTGCTTTAATTAACCAGCCTCATATGCTGGGTGACACCTAGAAGTATGCCATACAAACGAGAGCTCATCTGGTTAAGGGGTATGTGGGGGAGTGCCGGAATATCAGGGCCAGAATAGTAAATGACCCCCTAGTTTATCTCAGTCCCCGCAATATCCCATGGCAACTGATATGTTTGTTTACCCAGCAGCGTTGTCAAATGTCTGGCAATGCTCTCGCCCTGCCTTTGTTTGTCTTCTTTTGGCTGTGAAAAATGTTTATGACTGCGGGTTGTGTTAGATGTCTGGTAAAATGTCACCCGCGCTTGGTTTGGAGCTGGAAAAATCTGTATTTAAATGCGAAAATAATGTCTGGGATAAGAGAAGAGTTcccacaaaaaaacaaaacgaaatgaatttgaaattttcattgaacTCGCTCTCTGACTTAGTCTTTCTGCGCAAGCATCGGTCGAATTTTGTCCAGGAAAAACTTTCCATGAAAAAGGCAAAAGTTTTAAGTAGTAGCTTAAATTCTATATTTTTACCCAATTGTGTTATGATCGGCGGTGGCTGCCTTTgccttttgctgctgctgtttggcACGTTTAAATGTTTGGGGAGAAtccattttatttaattataaaatatgCTCGGGCTCTGACTGTCCCTCTGTTGCCGTGCGGGTTATGTGCAACGCCTGGCCGACTTTTAAATTAATGAAATTCTGTGTGTTTCCAGTGTAAGTTAGCCGTAAGCTTTCTGTCTTTACACAAATTAGTAGAATGTATGAAAATAGCAGCGTGCAAAGTTGTGGATGAGTGTGGTATATGATGGGAAATATTTGTACAGAAGTGGCCCGCTCTAGTGGAACTTTAAACTAATGGGCAttcatttattttatttaaaatgaAGAGAGATTTTTCAATCGATGTACCAAATTATGGTTTTGTGGACTTGCAGCCACGCCGCTGTTAATTTTTCGCCGCTTTTCCTTCTTCTATGGTGCATACTCACTGGGGTATCAAGTTGGTATCCCGGGACGCAGGAATGCAATAAATTCATTCATTAAAAATCATTTAACGTATAATTGTTTTTATACTCTGGCTTGGGGGTAATACCAATATCAGACTCAGTTCAGAGTACCTAAGGGAATTCTTGCCATGAAATAAATGAGAATTCAAAAAGGAAAATGGAGGTAAAGTAACTAACAAGAGAAGCCTATTGATTAAACATCAACAGTGATAAAAACACTTTATCCCCAAAAGCTCTTGACTTCAtttgatgttttttttttcgcttaCTTTCACCAATAAAAGACGTTGCAGGGCCTGAGAGAAGAGCCACAAGGTTTAATGAATGCATCTGACAGGACGAGGACAATGGAGTGATGCACTTTGCGGTGTTCAAGGCGATCTCCAGCCAACAAAATTAAAGACAAAAAGGGCGAACTTAAAGAGTATGGGATTTGAAACACGTTTTCAATTAGCAGCCCTTTCTCGGCACCTTCAAGTGGCAGACAAGACCAATAATGAGTTGACAAATGGCTTGTGTCAAACAAAAGCCGCGTAGAACAAACAAACCTGAGCCCGGGTAGGATGCTATGAAAGGGCTAACAAACACGTCTTGTTGCCTGTTGTGCGTGAATTAATGGGAATGTAGGCAATTCTATGGCAACGGCAAGACAGCCTATCTGTCACTCCAACCCACAACAAAATTGTCGACTTACGAGCACAAGGCTTGGCTAAAGTGTCGCGtaatttattttccacctcGTGGTGACGACTGACAAATGAGCTGATAATTTCCGCTGCGTCCTGCCATTGTCGAGGGCTTCAACTGAAGCAGGAGCCCCTGCGAATTCATGGCCTAGTCACTGAAAAGGTTGAGTCTAGCCGTTGACAGCtgaaattaatttgtgtttgtcTGCCTGTTTGACACTTCCCGACCAATGGATGGAAAATATGCTAGTAGATGGGAATGAGGAGTACTTGTAGATAAATTCATTTCCGTGGACAAAGTTAAGGTTCACACAGGGGACTAGCAGACTGAGGACAAAATGAAATCCGAACAAGGCAAGAGAAATGGCTATAAAAAAACTGTTCAAGGAGTTTAACATGTTCGATTACACTTAGCGCTATAATTATTTTGATCAAGAAATTTCTGTTGAAATTCGTAAGTCGAAAAACTTGATAAGCAATAAAGCTTCATTAAAAAGTTTTCATTTTCTAATAAAAGTATTTTCCCCTGCGCTTTTCTTCTCGAATGGGAAACAAATTTCAGCAAAAATTAAACTTAATTAAAGAATAAGACTAGAATTTGTTACCGATATGTGTTAGCGATTCTTTCTCTTCAATATGAGCAAACGGCACCTTAATATTTGAGTACACTATCTATACGAGTAGGTACCATACATTTATGTACGTTTACTGCACTGaaattttatttaaatgcATTTTTAATTTGTGCATGCCTGattctgtatctgtgtgagtATGAGGGTGTAATGTTTGAGTGTATGTATGCAAATAGAAAATGAAATTGCCGCTGCGCTCTACTTTGAAGCCTCCACGTTGGCCAGCGGTATCCGGAAGCCCCATATAGCTAAAGGCAGGGGCAGAATGGAGAATGGAGCAGGCACCAGAAGGCAGAACGAATTCAGTTTATGACTATTTTATGCCAACTGCACATTCTTCTGCACTTTATTTTCGGCGGAG
The sequence above is a segment of the Drosophila miranda strain MSH22 chromosome 4, D.miranda_PacBio2.1, whole genome shotgun sequence genome. Coding sequences within it:
- the LOC108161169 gene encoding uncharacterized protein LOC108161169; the protein is MLRHAEGHGHLWQKQAIVLNKQGQPQSLKTDKQAKDKSSPSIRGEGESTASGGGATTSMDLDERPSTSASASGRAVGITGTSGMNAKSAPETATVPAAGNSNAEQPPTSSPATPLTGAALGKPNDWVVIPVFADIVKLALGERENCLQR